A genome region from Macaca fascicularis isolate 582-1 chromosome 3, T2T-MFA8v1.1 includes the following:
- the LOC107129033 gene encoding keratin-associated protein 19-5 yields the protein MNYYGNYYGGLGYGYGGFDDLGYGYGCGCGGFRRLGYGCGYGGYGYGSGFGGYGYRSCRPSFYGGYGFSGFY from the coding sequence ATGAACTACTACGGCAACTACTATGGAGGCCTGGGCTACGGCTATGGAGGCTTCGATGACCTGGGCTATGGCTATGGCTGTGGATGTGGCGGCTTCCGCAGACTGGGCTATGGCTGTGGCTATGGAGGCTATGGATACGGCTCTGGCTTCGGGGGCTATGGATACCGCAGCTGCCGCCCGTCATTCTACGGAGGATATGGATTCTCTGGATTTTACTGA